TTTTATCGGAGGCGACCCACCCCATGAAAGCGAAGGTTTACGTGACGATCAAACAAAACGTGCTCGATCCGCAAGGCAGCGCCGTCCAGGGCGCGCTGCATTCGATGGGCTTCGGCGAAGTCGGCAGGGTGCGCATCGGCAAATATCTCGAGCTGGAGCTCGAAACCAGCGATCGCGCGGAAGCCGAAACGCGCCTGAAGACGATGTGCGAGAAGCTGCTGGCCAACACGGTCGTCGAAGATTACCGATTCGAATTGGAGGGCTGAACCGATGAAGTTCGCGGTACTCGTTTTCCCCGGCTCCAACTGCGATATCGACTGCTACAAGGCGGTGGAAGACACGATCGGCCAGGAGGTCGACTACGTCTGGCATACGGCAACCGATCTCTCGGCCTACGACGCGATTCTCGTGCCGGGCGGTTTCTCCTACGGCGATTATTTGCGCTGCGGCGCAATCGCCCGTTTCGCCCCGGTCATGAGCGAGGTGGTCAAAGCGGCCGAGCAGGGCAAATTTATTCTCGGCATTTGCAACGGCTTCCAGATTCTTACTGAGGCGGGGCTGCTGCCGGGGGCGCTGCTGCGCAACAGCGGCATGCAGTTCCGCTGCCACAGCGCGCTGCTTGAGGTGGTCAACAACGCGACGCCGTTCACGAACCAATTCGCGAAGGGCGAAATCGTCGATATCCCGATCGCGCACGGCGAAGGCAATTACTACTGCGACGAGGAAACGCTGGCGAAGCTCGAGGCGAACGGGCAGGTCGTGTTCCGTTACAAAGCGGGGGCAAACCCGAACGGATCCGTGAACGGTATCGCGGGAATTTGCAGCGAGCGCGGCAACGTCGTCGGCATGATGCCGCACCCGGAGCGCGCGATCGATCAGCTGCTCGGCTCGGAGGACGGCAAACGGATGTTTACTTCGATTTTGAACGCATGGAGGGAACGGCATGGCGCAGCAGTTAACGGCTAAGGAGCCGACGGCGGAGCAAATCGCGGACCAGAAAATTTACCGGCAGTTCGGCGTGACGGACCAGGAATACGAGCTGATCTGCGGCTTTCTCGGCCGCCAGCCGAATTATACGGAAATCGGCGTGTTCAGCGTCATGTGGTCGGAGCACTGCGCGTACAAGAACTCCAAGCCGATCCTGAAAAAGTTTCCGGTCACCGGTCCGAAGGTGCTGATGGGCCCCGGCGAAGGCGCGGGCATCGTCGACATCGGCGACAACCAGGCGGTCGTATTCAAAATCGAATCGCACAACCATCCGTCCGCGGTCGAGCCGTATCAGG
This genomic window from Paenibacillus humicola contains:
- the purS gene encoding phosphoribosylformylglycinamidine synthase subunit PurS, translated to MKAKVYVTIKQNVLDPQGSAVQGALHSMGFGEVGRVRIGKYLELELETSDRAEAETRLKTMCEKLLANTVVEDYRFELEG
- the purQ gene encoding phosphoribosylformylglycinamidine synthase subunit PurQ, with amino-acid sequence MKFAVLVFPGSNCDIDCYKAVEDTIGQEVDYVWHTATDLSAYDAILVPGGFSYGDYLRCGAIARFAPVMSEVVKAAEQGKFILGICNGFQILTEAGLLPGALLRNSGMQFRCHSALLEVVNNATPFTNQFAKGEIVDIPIAHGEGNYYCDEETLAKLEANGQVVFRYKAGANPNGSVNGIAGICSERGNVVGMMPHPERAIDQLLGSEDGKRMFTSILNAWRERHGAAVNG